A window of the Desulfovibrio sp. Fe33 genome harbors these coding sequences:
- the acs gene encoding acetate--CoA ligase, producing MDRSGAIDTLLQEERVFRPLPQLVIEANVNPQELEGARRFAAADPAGYWEEAADELDWFKKWDQVLDDKDAPFYRWFPGARCNIVYNALDRHIETANKNKLALIWEGEPGDQRKYTYFELYREVNRFANALRSLGIRKGDRVVIYMPPLPETVIAMLASAKIGAVHSVVFAGFSAKALRKRINDAQAKLVITSDGFYRNGRIISLKDTADEALVGACADCVEAMVVVRRCNLSVDMVDGRDFQYEDLVRQERNEAPTEVMDADDPLFLLYTSGTTGTPKGVIHSHGGYMVGVHRTLTTVFDIKPTDIFWCTADPGWITGHSAGIYGPLMAGTTSVMYEGHPNYPQADRLWSVVAKYGVTIFYTAPTMIRMLMRFGAQYPKQHDLSSLRLLGTVGESISPEAWIWLYKNVGRSECPVLDTWWQTETGMFMISPMPISVLKPGSVTKALPGVEVDVVDRDGNPVPPGKGGLLVVTAPWPSMMTGMWNDDDRYKEYWSRIPGMYYAGDVARRDEDGYLWIQGRADDVINIAGHRIGSAELEAAFGVHPAVSECAVIGVPDQIKGEAAKAFVMLNEGFAPGDDLIKDLKKTIRNELGPVAVIKSVEFRDKLPKTRSGKLMRRVLKAEESGFEIGDLTGLDED from the coding sequence ATGGACCGGTCAGGCGCGATAGATACTTTACTACAGGAAGAACGGGTTTTTCGTCCGCTTCCGCAATTGGTCATTGAGGCCAACGTCAATCCCCAGGAACTGGAAGGGGCGCGCAGGTTCGCGGCCGCCGATCCCGCCGGATATTGGGAGGAGGCCGCCGACGAGCTGGATTGGTTCAAGAAGTGGGATCAGGTCCTGGACGACAAGGACGCGCCTTTCTACCGCTGGTTTCCCGGCGCGCGCTGCAACATCGTCTACAATGCCCTCGACCGCCACATCGAGACCGCCAACAAGAACAAGCTCGCCCTCATCTGGGAAGGGGAGCCGGGCGATCAGCGCAAGTACACCTATTTCGAGCTGTACCGCGAGGTCAACCGCTTCGCCAACGCCCTGCGTTCCCTCGGCATACGCAAGGGCGACCGCGTGGTCATCTACATGCCGCCGCTGCCTGAGACGGTCATCGCCATGCTCGCCTCCGCCAAGATCGGGGCGGTTCATTCCGTGGTCTTCGCCGGGTTCTCGGCCAAGGCGCTCCGCAAGCGCATCAACGACGCCCAGGCCAAGCTGGTCATCACCTCCGACGGGTTCTACCGCAACGGGCGGATAATCAGCCTCAAGGATACTGCCGACGAGGCCCTGGTCGGGGCGTGCGCCGATTGCGTTGAGGCCATGGTCGTGGTCCGGCGGTGCAACCTGAGCGTGGACATGGTCGACGGCCGCGACTTCCAGTACGAGGACCTGGTCCGCCAGGAGCGCAACGAGGCTCCCACCGAGGTCATGGACGCCGACGACCCGCTCTTCCTGCTCTACACCTCCGGGACCACCGGCACGCCCAAGGGCGTGATTCACTCCCACGGCGGTTATATGGTCGGCGTCCACCGGACCCTGACCACGGTTTTCGACATCAAGCCCACGGACATCTTCTGGTGCACCGCCGATCCGGGCTGGATCACGGGTCACTCGGCGGGCATTTACGGTCCGCTCATGGCCGGGACCACCTCGGTCATGTACGAGGGGCATCCCAACTATCCCCAGGCCGACCGCCTATGGTCCGTGGTGGCCAAGTACGGGGTGACCATTTTCTATACCGCCCCGACCATGATCCGGATGCTCATGCGTTTCGGCGCCCAGTATCCCAAGCAGCACGACCTTTCCAGCCTGCGCCTGCTCGGCACCGTGGGCGAATCCATTTCGCCCGAAGCGTGGATATGGCTCTACAAGAACGTGGGCCGGTCTGAATGCCCGGTGCTCGACACCTGGTGGCAGACCGAGACCGGCATGTTCATGATCTCGCCCATGCCCATCTCGGTGCTCAAGCCCGGTTCCGTGACCAAGGCCCTGCCCGGGGTTGAGGTGGACGTGGTGGACCGGGACGGCAATCCCGTGCCGCCGGGGAAGGGCGGGCTGCTCGTCGTCACCGCGCCCTGGCCGTCCATGATGACCGGCATGTGGAACGACGACGACCGTTATAAGGAATATTGGTCGCGAATCCCCGGCATGTACTACGCGGGCGACGTGGCCCGCCGCGACGAGGACGGCTACCTCTGGATACAGGGGAGGGCCGACGACGTCATAAATATCGCCGGACACCGCATCGGCTCGGCCGAACTGGAGGCCGCCTTCGGCGTGCATCCGGCCGTTTCCGAATGCGCCGTCATCGGCGTTCCCGATCAGATCAAGGGCGAGGCCGCCAAGGCGTTCGTCATGCTCAACGAGGGGTTCGCCCCCGGCGACGATCTCATCAAGGATCTCAAAAAGACCATTCGCAACGAGCTGGGCCCGGTGGCCGTCATCAAGTCCGTCGAGTTTCGCGACAAGCTGCCCAAGACGCGCTCCGGCAAGCTCATGCGCCGCGTGCTCAAGGCCGAGGAATCCGGCTTCGAGATCGGCGACCTGACCGGGCTCGACGAGGACTGA
- a CDS encoding metallophosphoesterase family protein, with product MTRIAIMSDVHGNFEALNEVLADLDRQGVIAAYCLGDMVGYGPQPAECVDLLRERGVHCTMGNHEQGLINIHYLRGFNQPAADVLRRTREMISEEAFHWLVSRPKSLVAHGCRFVHGLPPDSVTEYLWKHEDDMAPVFSGYAEDVCFVGHTHDLMRFVSLRGVPERFPLPEGETLLEPAVRHLVNIGSVGQPRDGDNRAKYGVLDLETQVLTMRFIPYDIKKTADLIMAHGFHRAFADRLW from the coding sequence ATGACCCGTATCGCCATAATGTCCGACGTGCACGGCAATTTCGAAGCCCTGAATGAGGTCCTGGCCGACCTCGACAGGCAGGGCGTGATCGCGGCCTATTGTCTGGGGGACATGGTCGGGTACGGGCCGCAGCCCGCCGAATGCGTCGACCTGCTGCGGGAGCGCGGTGTCCATTGCACCATGGGCAACCATGAGCAGGGGCTCATCAATATCCATTACCTGCGCGGCTTCAACCAGCCTGCCGCCGACGTCCTGCGGCGCACGCGGGAGATGATCTCCGAGGAGGCGTTCCACTGGCTCGTCTCCCGGCCCAAGTCTCTGGTCGCCCATGGCTGCCGTTTCGTGCACGGGCTGCCGCCGGATTCGGTCACCGAATACCTCTGGAAGCACGAAGACGACATGGCTCCGGTTTTTTCCGGCTATGCCGAGGACGTCTGCTTTGTGGGGCATACCCACGACCTCATGCGGTTCGTCAGCCTCAGGGGGGTACCCGAACGGTTCCCCCTGCCCGAAGGTGAAACCCTGCTCGAACCGGCGGTCCGGCATCTGGTCAACATCGGATCGGTGGGCCAGCCCCGCGACGGGGACAACCGGGCCAAATACGGCGTGCTCGATCTCGAAACCCAAGTCCTGACAATGCGTTTCATCCCCTACGACATCAAGAAGACCGCCGATCTCATCATGGCTCACGGCTTCCATCGCGCCTTCGCGGACCGCCTCTGGTAG
- a CDS encoding c-type cytochrome gives MKSKLVLAVATALITVFAVSMAFAMGEGNARKGKFLYRKNCRSCHGSTASDISPADKTQAEWKALFSDTGKIKCSPEWTVNESDLNDIFTYLHDYAKDSPSPAKCS, from the coding sequence ATGAAAAGCAAGCTCGTCCTGGCCGTGGCGACGGCCCTGATTACCGTATTCGCCGTTTCCATGGCCTTTGCAATGGGCGAAGGCAACGCCCGCAAGGGAAAGTTCCTGTACCGGAAGAACTGTCGTTCCTGTCACGGCTCGACCGCCAGCGACATCAGCCCGGCGGACAAGACCCAGGCCGAATGGAAGGCCCTGTTCTCCGATACGGGCAAGATCAAGTGCAGCCCCGAGTGGACCGTCAACGAGAGCGACCTGAACGACATCTTCACCTACCTGCATGACTACGCCAAGGACTCCCCGTCCCCGGCCAAGTGCAGCTAA
- a CDS encoding molybdopterin-containing oxidoreductase family protein: MTNAKQTMSRRDFFRASGLVAAGAVGGPALLGGLKKARAASPAKPAWDSRFSVCDICFNKCGLIARVEDGVVRKLDPNPKFLKSRGMLCARGNAGIAQVYDPDRLKHPLLRKGARGEGKWQRIPWDEALDMAAQKMAEVREKYTSCGHLFTAGTDLHTQFVGRFAEVYGSFNVTSHESLCLVSGSRAFLDTFGEVPFADVLNSKYVMMVGANRFEALVTPDSIDLMTAIRENGCKLVTLDPRYTKTAALSHEWYPVRPGTDMAFMLALAHVIINENLYDAQWVAEKTFGIEQLTAHVQPYTPGFAAEQCGIPAEDITRMARELAAAAPASMVYPGRRTSDYEDSTQIRRSFAIVNGLLGNWDKPGGLLAARQVGLKGVPYDAPWYDENMEDRIDAGKVPMMFEHEGSFLVTRDSILADDPYPIRGWFVYKTNPMGTAPNRKKTIEMMNKMDFITVVDIAMSDTAWMADLVLPSQSYLERTDPCSGLQGSVACACVVKRDPVIEPLYESRPLFDIMKGIANRLDLGEFFDFTIEEYREMQTRDIPEALKVMDRDGVYYNPSKVYGIYDGRIYKTLSKKVELYNQRYEQMGLDPLPNYTPPSGPPKNQFRMVIGRNAMITQTSTANNALLHEFVPGNTLWLNTESAANLGIADGDLVEVTSPVGRQELKAEVTDKIRPDTVYMLSGYNTLSTMQSLSHGNGASINELLDDDYDAITGNASMHTTFVTVTRKVA, from the coding sequence GTGACCAATGCAAAGCAGACGATGTCCCGTCGCGATTTCTTCCGGGCCTCCGGCCTGGTGGCGGCAGGGGCTGTGGGCGGCCCGGCACTGCTCGGCGGCCTGAAAAAGGCCCGTGCGGCATCGCCGGCCAAGCCCGCCTGGGATTCCAGGTTTTCGGTTTGCGACATATGCTTCAACAAGTGCGGCCTCATTGCCCGCGTTGAAGACGGGGTGGTCAGGAAACTCGACCCCAATCCCAAATTTCTCAAATCCAGAGGTATGCTCTGTGCGCGCGGCAACGCGGGCATAGCCCAGGTCTACGACCCGGACCGCCTCAAGCATCCCCTGCTCAGGAAGGGCGCGCGCGGTGAAGGCAAGTGGCAGCGCATCCCTTGGGACGAGGCTTTGGACATGGCCGCGCAGAAGATGGCCGAGGTCCGCGAAAAGTACACCTCTTGCGGACATCTGTTCACGGCCGGGACCGACCTGCACACGCAGTTCGTGGGCCGGTTCGCCGAGGTGTACGGCTCGTTCAACGTGACCTCGCACGAGTCCCTGTGCCTGGTCTCTGGCAGCCGCGCGTTCCTCGACACCTTCGGCGAGGTCCCCTTCGCCGACGTGCTCAATTCCAAGTATGTAATGATGGTCGGGGCCAACCGCTTCGAGGCGCTTGTCACTCCGGACTCCATCGACCTGATGACCGCCATCCGCGAGAACGGCTGCAAGCTGGTCACGCTCGACCCGCGCTACACCAAGACCGCGGCCCTGTCCCACGAGTGGTATCCGGTCAGGCCCGGCACGGACATGGCCTTCATGCTCGCCCTTGCCCACGTCATCATCAACGAGAATCTTTACGACGCGCAGTGGGTGGCGGAGAAGACCTTCGGCATCGAGCAGCTCACGGCTCACGTGCAGCCGTACACCCCCGGCTTCGCCGCCGAGCAGTGCGGCATCCCGGCCGAGGACATCACCCGCATGGCCCGCGAGCTGGCCGCGGCCGCTCCGGCCTCCATGGTCTATCCCGGCCGCCGCACCTCGGATTACGAGGACTCCACCCAGATCCGCCGCAGTTTCGCCATCGTCAACGGCCTGCTCGGCAACTGGGACAAGCCCGGCGGGCTTCTGGCCGCGCGCCAGGTGGGACTGAAGGGCGTGCCCTATGACGCCCCGTGGTACGACGAGAACATGGAGGACCGCATCGACGCGGGCAAGGTGCCCATGATGTTCGAGCACGAAGGTTCCTTCCTCGTCACTCGCGATTCGATCCTGGCCGACGATCCGTATCCGATTCGGGGCTGGTTCGTTTACAAGACCAACCCCATGGGCACGGCTCCCAACCGCAAGAAGACCATCGAGATGATGAACAAGATGGACTTCATCACCGTGGTGGACATAGCCATGTCCGACACGGCCTGGATGGCCGACCTGGTCCTGCCTTCCCAGTCCTATCTGGAGCGCACGGACCCGTGTTCCGGCCTTCAGGGTTCCGTGGCCTGCGCCTGCGTGGTCAAGCGCGACCCGGTCATCGAACCGCTGTACGAGTCCCGGCCCCTGTTCGACATCATGAAGGGCATCGCCAACCGCCTGGACCTGGGCGAGTTCTTCGACTTCACCATCGAGGAATACCGCGAGATGCAGACCCGCGACATCCCCGAGGCGTTGAAGGTCATGGACCGCGACGGCGTGTACTACAATCCGTCCAAGGTCTACGGCATCTACGACGGGCGCATTTACAAGACGCTGTCCAAGAAGGTCGAACTGTACAACCAGCGTTACGAGCAGATGGGACTCGACCCGCTGCCCAACTACACGCCTCCGTCGGGGCCGCCCAAGAACCAGTTCCGCATGGTCATCGGCCGCAACGCCATGATTACCCAGACCTCGACGGCCAACAACGCGCTCCTGCATGAGTTCGTGCCCGGCAACACCCTCTGGCTCAACACCGAATCCGCGGCGAATCTGGGCATCGCGGACGGCGATCTCGTCGAAGTGACGAGCCCGGTGGGCAGGCAGGAGCTCAAGGCCGAGGTAACGGACAAGATTCGTCCCGACACCGTGTACATGCTCTCCGGCTACAACACCCTGTCCACCATGCAGAGCCTTTCCCACGGCAACGGCGCATCCATCAACGAGCTGCTGGACGACGATTACGACGCCATCACCGGCAACGCGTCCATGCACACCACGTTTGTCACCGTAACAAGGAAGGTGGCGTAA
- a CDS encoding 4Fe-4S dicluster domain-containing protein, with protein MAQQFAMVIDSAKCIDCKGCVAACKVANAVPEGQFRNWIKPADAPVRPGPSNGKAKFQPGACMHCENPTCVAACPTGATYRDAETGIVVIDESLCIGCGNCIPACPYDARFRNAVTRKADKCNYCPERRAAGLPPACVDTCPTKARVFGDINDPQSAAGILFSKNKDRLARVAAKTDTKPNMYYIGDPGPGAWGREAVVPASMVAMKESAPFIKGIVALSGLGVLAMLGRQLFVGSGSDHKEDTDA; from the coding sequence ATGGCACAGCAATTCGCCATGGTCATAGATTCGGCCAAGTGCATCGACTGCAAGGGATGCGTGGCCGCCTGCAAGGTCGCCAACGCCGTGCCCGAGGGCCAGTTCCGCAACTGGATCAAGCCCGCCGATGCGCCGGTCCGCCCCGGGCCGTCGAACGGCAAGGCAAAGTTCCAGCCCGGCGCGTGTATGCACTGCGAGAACCCCACCTGCGTGGCCGCCTGTCCCACGGGCGCGACATACAGGGACGCGGAAACCGGCATCGTCGTCATTGACGAGTCCCTGTGCATCGGCTGCGGCAACTGCATTCCGGCCTGTCCCTACGACGCCCGGTTCCGCAACGCTGTCACCCGCAAGGCGGACAAGTGCAACTATTGTCCCGAGCGGCGCGCCGCCGGGCTGCCTCCCGCGTGCGTGGACACCTGCCCGACCAAGGCGCGGGTGTTCGGCGATATCAATGATCCGCAGAGCGCGGCGGGCATCCTGTTCAGCAAGAACAAGGACCGGCTGGCCCGCGTCGCGGCCAAGACCGACACCAAGCCCAACATGTATTACATCGGCGATCCCGGACCGGGCGCATGGGGCCGCGAGGCCGTTGTGCCCGCCTCCATGGTGGCCATGAAAGAGTCGGCCCCGTTCATCAAGGGCATCGTGGCCCTTTCCGGCCTCGGCGTCCTGGCCATGCTCGGCCGTCAGCTCTTTGTTGGTTCCGGTTCCGATCACAAGGAGGACACCGATGCCTGA
- a CDS encoding formate dehydrogenase subunit gamma: protein MPDKTYKRHDRSDIFIHWFNAACWLLLLLTGVGLIQNPAIDPFGSGYPAWLRSVVGGGANLLALHEGIGLVWVAGFVLYLLINFRGAKFFLAEVFAVSPARDMAWMFKKMILMTLGPKALKMVGADPDLPDQGYYNMGQKAFAQASVVGGVVIAATGIVMYLSDRTFGAESTGMIGWAVTLHFIAVGLVFAGLLVHIYMAAISPDERPGFKSMFTGVVPGDYAKHHHRLWWEKVRTESGKGSE, encoded by the coding sequence ATGCCTGATAAGACGTACAAGCGGCACGACCGCTCCGATATCTTCATCCACTGGTTCAATGCGGCCTGCTGGCTGCTGCTCCTGCTCACCGGAGTGGGGCTCATCCAGAATCCGGCCATCGATCCCTTCGGGTCCGGCTATCCCGCCTGGCTGCGGTCCGTGGTGGGCGGCGGGGCCAACCTGTTGGCCCTTCACGAGGGCATCGGGCTCGTCTGGGTCGCGGGCTTCGTTCTCTACCTGCTCATCAACTTCCGGGGAGCGAAGTTCTTCCTGGCCGAGGTCTTCGCGGTCAGTCCGGCCCGCGACATGGCCTGGATGTTCAAGAAGATGATTCTCATGACCCTGGGGCCAAAGGCGTTGAAGATGGTCGGCGCGGACCCCGATCTGCCGGACCAGGGGTACTACAACATGGGCCAGAAGGCCTTTGCCCAGGCGTCCGTGGTGGGCGGCGTGGTCATCGCCGCGACCGGGATCGTCATGTACCTGTCCGACCGTACCTTCGGGGCCGAGTCCACGGGCATGATCGGCTGGGCCGTGACCCTGCATTTCATCGCGGTGGGGCTGGTCTTCGCCGGATTGCTGGTTCACATCTACATGGCCGCGATCTCGCCCGACGAGCGGCCTGGGTTCAAGTCCATGTTCACCGGCGTGGTCCCCGGCGACTATGCCAAGCATCACCACCGGCTGTGGTGGGAAAAGGTCAGGACCGAGTCCGGGAAGGGCTCGGAGTAA
- a CDS encoding rhodanese-like domain-containing protein, which yields MHRKLIAAAVLLAFVAVAAAMPAMAQEKAKFKEFHSIVDYKFVAEYAKMPQPKGVMIVDSRPYKPKYIEGYIPTAVSIPTSQFEKMTDKLPEDKSTLLIFYCGGFDCPLSHKSAFAAEAMGYTNVKVYAAGFPDWKKRAPYYSIGIEDLSARISEGGNYMLVDSRPHNKFLEGAIPSAVGISDRDFAAKRGLLPTDKENTTLIYYCGGYACALSHKSAVKARYLGYKNVIVAEAGYPGWKELYGGSATAVVAGEAEGAVDAEWFLKTLKENPEAILLIDVRDPEEYAAGHFPSAINMPVDMVEKKAMEIPTDKPIVFSCATGARAGEAFYLFKDIRPDVEKVFYLEATNQFGDGNTYEVHPNK from the coding sequence ATGCACAGGAAATTGATTGCAGCCGCCGTCCTGCTGGCGTTCGTCGCAGTGGCCGCCGCCATGCCCGCCATGGCTCAGGAAAAGGCCAAGTTCAAGGAATTCCACTCCATAGTGGATTACAAGTTCGTGGCCGAGTACGCCAAAATGCCCCAGCCCAAGGGGGTCATGATCGTCGATTCCAGGCCGTACAAGCCCAAGTACATCGAGGGGTACATCCCCACGGCCGTGTCCATCCCGACGAGCCAGTTCGAAAAGATGACCGACAAGCTGCCCGAGGACAAGAGCACGCTCCTGATCTTCTATTGCGGCGGCTTCGACTGCCCGTTGTCCCATAAGTCCGCGTTTGCGGCGGAGGCCATGGGCTACACCAACGTCAAGGTTTACGCTGCCGGCTTCCCGGACTGGAAGAAGCGCGCGCCGTACTATTCCATCGGTATCGAGGACCTCAGCGCCCGCATCAGCGAGGGCGGCAACTACATGCTCGTGGACTCCCGGCCCCACAACAAGTTCCTGGAGGGCGCCATCCCGTCCGCCGTCGGCATCTCCGACAGGGATTTCGCGGCCAAGCGCGGCCTGCTGCCCACGGACAAGGAAAACACCACGCTGATTTACTACTGCGGCGGCTACGCCTGCGCCCTGTCCCACAAGTCCGCCGTCAAGGCGCGCTACCTGGGCTACAAGAACGTGATCGTGGCCGAAGCAGGCTACCCCGGCTGGAAGGAGCTCTATGGCGGCTCTGCTACCGCCGTCGTGGCGGGCGAGGCCGAGGGCGCCGTGGACGCCGAGTGGTTCCTCAAGACTCTCAAGGAGAATCCCGAGGCCATTCTGCTCATCGACGTGCGCGACCCCGAGGAATACGCCGCCGGTCATTTCCCGTCCGCCATCAACATGCCGGTGGACATGGTCGAGAAGAAGGCCATGGAGATTCCCACCGACAAGCCCATCGTCTTCTCCTGCGCCACCGGCGCTCGTGCGGGCGAGGCATTCTATCTGTTCAAGGACATCCGCCCCGACGTGGAGAAGGTCTTCTATCTTGAAGCCACCAACCAGTTCGGCGACGGCAACACCTACGAGGTCCATCCCAACAAGTAG
- a CDS encoding rhodanese-like domain-containing protein has protein sequence MHGTTTCYAWLLLALCISAATPALADENEVWWASAVTEADRDGYTLIDDDGLRKLVDAGGDMVLLDARADYEFEAGHIPGAVNLEFDLGDDLELSPEKRQALTDLMGPDKDRMLVVYCRSFRULRSSIAARWAARLGYSRTYRYPAGFHGWRDKHPDMVVGKPEQVHVLAVGEDFPTCRVAVLNGDEDREYLGLPEGAKFLQLSELKASFVLIQLYNTMCNDCVAETKMLTRFFKRVEADPELAGQLKIIGLGVYDSNLSVVRFRRHYDVAYPLFSDKSGQIFECLGQAELPLAYLVRSRGDGTWRIELIKRGYFEPDEQFMDVLRSAVKRPPRD, from the coding sequence ATGCACGGAACAACGACCTGTTACGCATGGCTGCTCCTCGCCTTGTGCATTTCGGCCGCTACGCCCGCCCTGGCCGACGAAAACGAGGTCTGGTGGGCGTCGGCCGTGACCGAAGCGGACCGGGACGGCTACACCCTCATCGACGACGACGGGCTCAGGAAGCTGGTCGACGCGGGCGGCGACATGGTGCTGCTCGACGCCAGGGCGGACTACGAGTTCGAGGCCGGACACATCCCCGGCGCGGTAAACCTGGAATTCGACCTGGGCGACGATCTGGAGCTTTCCCCGGAGAAGCGGCAGGCCCTGACCGACCTCATGGGGCCGGACAAGGACCGGATGCTGGTCGTCTACTGCCGGTCATTCAGGTGACTGCGCAGCTCCATTGCGGCGCGCTGGGCAGCGCGTCTCGGTTATTCCCGGACATACAGATATCCGGCTGGCTTTCACGGCTGGAGGGACAAACATCCCGACATGGTGGTGGGCAAGCCGGAACAGGTGCACGTCCTGGCCGTGGGCGAGGACTTTCCCACCTGCCGGGTGGCGGTGCTCAACGGCGACGAGGACCGGGAATACCTTGGCCTGCCCGAAGGGGCCAAGTTCCTGCAACTTTCGGAACTCAAGGCGAGCTTCGTCCTCATCCAGCTCTACAACACCATGTGCAACGACTGCGTGGCGGAAACCAAGATGCTGACGCGGTTCTTCAAGAGGGTGGAGGCGGACCCGGAGCTTGCCGGGCAGCTCAAGATCATCGGGCTCGGGGTCTACGACTCCAACCTGTCCGTGGTCCGGTTCCGGAGGCACTACGATGTGGCCTATCCCTTGTTTTCGGACAAGAGCGGGCAGATATTCGAGTGTCTGGGCCAGGCCGAGCTGCCGCTGGCCTATCTGGTCCGGTCCAGGGGCGACGGCACCTGGCGCATCGAGTTGATAAAGCGGGGCTATTTCGAGCCGGACGAGCAGTTCATGGACGTGCTCCGCTCGGCAGTGAAGCGGCCGCCGAGAGATTAG
- a CDS encoding TorD/DmsD family molecular chaperone: MSKLFLLNLMELGVTVFRGPDEGVWAELATHALPELLDRVQKISTFPAEPVRELADTLASRAHADDFSPLETEYVRLFIAGPGGIPAPLYESCHQETESRTMGKSAQEMAARLDEAGLVISLESNEPPDHLTLELEYLFHLCAGEWSGEAEPEGRGARFAAEVMLPWVRRFRETLADADPDPVFRFTADIVVDLLEAVART, encoded by the coding sequence ATGTCTAAGCTGTTTCTGCTCAATCTGATGGAGCTTGGCGTCACCGTGTTTCGGGGACCGGATGAAGGGGTGTGGGCCGAACTGGCCACCCATGCATTGCCCGAACTCCTTGATCGTGTCCAGAAAATTTCCACCTTCCCGGCCGAGCCGGTCAGGGAACTGGCCGATACGCTGGCGTCCCGCGCCCATGCCGACGACTTCTCACCGCTTGAGACGGAATACGTCCGCCTGTTCATCGCCGGACCGGGCGGCATTCCGGCCCCGCTTTATGAATCCTGCCACCAGGAGACCGAATCCCGCACCATGGGCAAAAGCGCCCAGGAAATGGCCGCCCGCCTGGACGAGGCCGGTCTTGTCATTTCCCTCGAATCCAACGAGCCGCCCGACCATCTCACCCTGGAGCTGGAATACCTCTTCCATCTCTGCGCCGGGGAATGGTCCGGGGAGGCCGAACCTGAGGGACGGGGAGCCCGGTTCGCCGCCGAAGTCATGCTCCCGTGGGTGCGCCGCTTCCGCGAAACCCTTGCCGACGCCGACCCCGATCCGGTCTTCCGCTTCACGGCCGACATCGTCGTCGACCTGCTTGAGGCCGTGGCCCGGACCTAA
- a CDS encoding metal-sensitive transcriptional regulator: MGEHMSAEELAIKKNVLSRMKRIEGQVRGIQGMIESGKECQDILVQVRAVRSALQSANKLILKRYLLKCYAESVESGQDAKEALDKFISVVTGFIEG, translated from the coding sequence ATGGGCGAACACATGTCGGCCGAAGAGTTGGCAATCAAGAAAAACGTGCTGTCGCGCATGAAGCGCATCGAAGGACAGGTGCGCGGCATCCAGGGCATGATCGAGTCGGGCAAGGAATGCCAGGATATCCTGGTCCAGGTCCGCGCCGTGCGTTCCGCCCTGCAATCGGCCAACAAGCTGATCCTCAAGCGCTATCTGCTCAAGTGCTATGCCGAGTCCGTGGAGAGCGGCCAGGACGCCAAAGAGGCCCTGGACAAGTTCATCTCCGTGGTCACCGGCTTCATTGAAGGCTGA
- a CDS encoding EF-hand domain-containing protein, whose product MKKLFLALAFALLFCQPVAAKTNYNVCFQSLDVDVDGRMSKGEFLVAFSDGDTSVFDQADSDKNGSVSHEEWEAFKQGQGFASHE is encoded by the coding sequence ATGAAGAAACTGTTTTTGGCTTTGGCCTTCGCCCTGCTGTTCTGTCAGCCCGTGGCGGCGAAGACCAACTACAACGTCTGCTTCCAGTCCCTGGACGTGGACGTGGACGGGCGCATGTCCAAGGGCGAATTCCTGGTGGCCTTCTCTGATGGCGACACCTCGGTTTTCGACCAGGCCGACAGCGACAAGAACGGCTCGGTGTCCCACGAAGAGTGGGAGGCCTTCAAGCAAGGCCAGGGATTCGCGAGCCACGAGTAG